Proteins encoded in a region of the Coffea eugenioides isolate CCC68of chromosome 4, Ceug_1.0, whole genome shotgun sequence genome:
- the LOC113767750 gene encoding uncharacterized protein LOC113767750, with product MAALPSIGGLRHLNCFPWRQNFRHERIFNLPSSYLSTVASLPSSSSVSPNEDSEEIQFSTPPIKTAKKTSNGSINTAKENVDAKNKTDNDKKASYFPKRGQTLELVCENLAFKGKGVCKVADTGFVVMCDRALPGERFIGRVTRKKDNYAEVTKLKTITPHLDYVEAPCEYAAYCGGCKTQNLLYEAQIRAKERQVRELVVHVGKFTDKDPEFNSIMKPIVPCDIQFHYRNKMEFSFGPKPWLPPKLLEEGYGDSHSYAMGLHAPGFFDKILNVHKCLLQSEAANKVLAAVQAIWRDPGSGLSPYDVHSHTGFLKHLMLRTGRNVETGLPELMVNFVTSSYKPELLNSIVEKTVTIPEVASIVNNVNTSIGNTSVGEVEYTLYGKSTITEVLRGLVFQISANSFFQTNTYQAEVLYKLIEDCACLRGDGSEIVLDLFCGTGTIGLTLARRVRCVYGYEVVPQAVSDARRNAELNGIYNATFIEGDLNKIDEQFGNDFPKPDIVITDPNRPGMHIKLIRFLLKLKAKRIIYVSCNPATCARDLNYLCHGLPDQNIRGVYKLSSIQPVDMFPHTPHVECVCLLELDD from the exons ATGGCGGCGCTGCCTTCAATCGGCGGACTCCGACACCTGAACTGTTTTCCGTGGCGTCAAAACTTCCGTCACGAAAGAATATTTAATCTTCCGTCGTCCTATCTCTCCACAGTCGCTTCACTGCCCTCTTCTTCATCAGTCTCTCCAAATGAAGACTCTGAAGAGATTCAATTCAGCACCCCTCCCATTAAAACAGCTAAGAAAACTAGTAATGGTAGCATAAATACGGCCAAGGAGAATGTCGATGCAAAAAATAAGACTGACAATGATAAGAAAGCTTCTTATTTTCCGAAGCGGGGGCAGACATTGGAGCTGGTTTGTGAAAACCTAGCTTTTAAAGGAAAAGGCGTGTGCAAAGTTGCCGACACAGGTTTTGTTGTAATGTGTGACCGTGCGCTTCCAGGCGAACGGTTCATCGGGCGTGTTACTAGGAAAAAAGATAATTATGCTGAG GTTACCAAATTGAAGACAATAACACCTCACTTGGACTATGTGGAAGCTCCATGTGAATATGCTGCATACTGTGGAGGTTGTAAGACGCAGAATTTGTTGTATGAAGCCCAGATAAGGGCAAAGGAGCGGCAAGTTCGTGAATTGGTGGTACATGTTGGCAAGTTTACCGATAAAGACCCTGAATTCAATAGCATAATGAAGCCCATTGTACCCTGTGATATCCAATTTCATTACAGAAACAAG ATGGAGTTTTCATTTGGGCCCAAGCCTTGGTTACCCCCAAAGTTGCTGGAAGAAGGATATGGTGACTCCCACAGCTATGCTATGGGACTTCATGCTCCCGGCTTTTTTGATAAGATATTGAATGTGCACAAGTGTTTATTGCAGAGTGAAGCAGCAAATAAG GTTCTTGCAGCTGTGCAAGCTATTTGGAGGGATCCAGGATCGGGCCTTTCACCTTATGACGTCCACTCTCATACTGGTTTTCTGAAGCATCTAATGTTGAGAACTGGAAG GAATGTGGAAACTGGCCTTCCTGAGCTGATGGTGAATTTTGTCACCTCTTCATACAAGCCAGAGTTGTTGAACTCAATTGTGGAGAAAACTGTGACAATACCTGAAGTG GCAAGCATTGTGAACAATGTAAATACTTCCATAGGCAACACATCTGTGGGGGAGGTGGAATACACACTTTATGGCAAATCTACTATAACAGAGGTTTTAAGAGGGCTTGTATTTCAGATTTCTGCAAATTCTTTCTTTCAGACAAATACATACCAG GCAGAGGTATTATACAAACTAATCGAGGATTGCGCCTGTCTCAGAGGAGATGGCTCAGAAATTGTCCTTGACCTTTTTTGTGGGACAGGAACCATTGGACTTACACTTGCAAGAAG GGTAAGGTGTGTTTATGGTTACGAAGTAGTCCCTCAGGCTGTCTCAGATGCACGTCGGAATGCCGAACTAAATGGCATATACAATGCAACTTTTATTGAGGGGGATCTAAATAAAATTGATGAgcaatttggaaatgattttccCAAGCCTGACATTGTTATTACAG ACCCCAATCGTCCGGGCATGCATATTAAATTGATTAGATTTTTGCTCAAGCTGAAGGCAAAGCGAATTATTTATGTGTCATGCAATCCAGCAACATGTGCTCGTGACCTCAATTATCTTTGTCATGGTTTG CCAGATCAAAATATAAGAGGTGTCTACAAATTAAGTAGCATACAGCCAGTGGACATGTTTCCGCACACTCCTCATGTTGAATGTGTTTGCTTGCTGGAACTTGATGATTAA
- the LOC113767749 gene encoding protein EARLY FLOWERING 3 — MRGGKDEKKQMDPLFPRLHINDAEGIGPRAPPRNKMALCEQVNAPSQRFSSGSMSLRTLSSRTRTNSDASPLLNHVSLFCSSPKCSHMAEGLKSNSSAGMSLNTKYSELQILSSGNFQSFSARKPLKMTAEYTLFRPCDFFNSITSFAKKDGNKDDIRIPYSDQREKTFNCSSVGFKMQKERVSSSSLGFSGKPESTFERQEMEMGRNDAKSREHPRNQAEVSFKVSEVSDGNFEKLPDQFTEENILVDTAPSVVAVYGTCGSGRRAVVPINHAKTNDLVNDISTSHITCAQAHQECRNLPIGTDIDDNISKNRERHSRKRSFSSQESLSCSSPPTAENNRIPKRLESVNERPKGNHCASRVGNDARHIGISDNSVMDSKSGLHVSPDDVVGMIGPKFFWSARRTIAHQQRIFALQIFELHRLIKVQRLIAGSPEMFFEDSVIFTKPSIDRSPEKKFQLQNFPELPSLFLKPKVDALNPKPCLDYVAEEAHGKLPPPAYETENRYDTPKSPLKPYSGVTPMTFAIEAKFGPWCFPAPPGNQWLIPVKSPSEGLVYKPYAGPCPPTLGCIAPIYGGCGTMCLTRMDAEHVNCTAYGIATSLGRSCCFQPHALPVMNTENSSSAAKQTSPFVTARSSRPDNHRVATYDINYIIPYRSLDAITSHRTGIMTDSTRIMQVSKSCSDFPGSTASNLDERVQADELSLFPMTPTVQRSKHPIQNNNNEQQIQVIKVVPYNPKSASESAARIFQSIQEEKKQQE; from the exons GTTTCATTGTTCTGCAGCTCGCCTAAGTGTTCGCATATGGCTGAGGGACTTAAGTCTAATTCTTCTGCTGGGATGAGTTTAAACACAAAATATTCTGAACTCCAGATACTGAGTTCTGGCAATTTTCAATCATTTAGTGCTAGAAAGCCTTTGAAAATGACAGCTGAGTATACATTGTTTAGGCCATGCGACTTCTTCAACTCCATTACCTCTTTCGCTAAGAAGGATGGGAATAAGGATGACATTAGAATTCCCTATTCTGACCAAAGAGAGAAGACTTTCAATTGTAGCAGTGTTGGATTTAAGATGCAGAAAGAGAGAGTCAGTTCTTCAAGTTTGGGCTTTTCAGGGAAACCTGAATCTACTTTCGAAAGACAAGAGATGGAGATGGGGAGAAATGATGCCAAGTCGAGGGAACATCCAAGAAATCAAGCTGAAGTTAGCTTTAAAGTATCTGAGGTGAGTGATggcaattttgaaaaacttcCTGATCAATTCACAGAAGAGAATATTTTGGTAGATACAGCACCAAGTGTTGTAGCAGTATATGGAACTTGTGGGTCTGGTAGAAGAGCAGTTGTACCTATAAACCATGCAAAGACAAATGACTTGGTTAATGATATAAGCACGTCGCATATTACCTGTGCTCAAGCACATCAAGAGTGCAGAAATTTGCCGATAGGCACTGATATAGATGACAATATCTCAAAGAATCGTGAAAGGCACTCAAGGAAGAGAAGTTTTTCGTCGCAGGAATCTCTATCATGTTCCAGTCCACCAACTGCAGAAAATAACAGAATTCCAAAGAGGCTTGAATCTGTCAATGAGCGTCCTAAAGGTAATCATTGTGCATCACGTGTAGGAAATGATGCAAGACATATTGGCATCTCAGACAACTCGGTGATGGATTCTAAATCAGGTTTACATGTATCTCCTGATGATGTGGTGGGAATGATAGGTCCAAAGTTTTTCTGGAGTGCTAGAAGAACCATTGCTCA TCAACAAAGGATCTTTGCACTGCAAATATTCGAGTTACATAGACTGATAAAG GTACAAAGATTGATAGCTGGATCACCAGAAATGTTTTTTGAAGACAGTGTCATCTTCACCAAGCCTTCCATCGACCGCTCTCCAGAAAAGAAGTTCCAGCTGCAGAATTTTCCAGAACTACCATCTCTATTTCTTAAACCAAAAGTAGATGCTCTAAATCCCAAACCCTGTTTGGACTATGTAGCAGAGGAAGCACATGGAAAGCTGCCTCCTCCAGCCTATGAAACTGAGAATCGATATGATACTCCAAAGTCCCCTCTCAAACCATATTCAGGAGTAACACCAATGACTTTTGCAATTGAAGCCAAATTTGGACCTTGGTGTTTCCCCGCACCCCCGGGGAACCAGTGGTTAATTCCTGTCAAGTCACCTTCCGAAGGACTTGTTTACAAGCCCTATGCAGGACCTTGCCCGCCAACTCTTGGTTGCATTGCACCAATTTATGGTGGTTGTGGCACCATGTGCTTAACTAGAATGGACGCAGAGCATGTCAATTGTACAGCCTACGGTATCGCAACTTCACTTGGTCGCTCCTGCTGCTTTCAACCACATGCTCTGCCAGTGATGAACACAGAAAATTCAAGTTCAGCCGCCAAGCAGACAAGCCCTTTTGTCACAGCCCGCTCTAGTAGGCCAGATAACCATCGTGTAGCAACTTATGACATCAACTACATTATTCCATATCGAAGCTTAGATGCCATTACGAGCCACAGAACTGGGATCATGACTGATTCTACTAGAATCATGCAGGTTTCGAAAAGCTGCAGTGATTTTCCGGGCAGTACTGCTAGCAATCTTGATGAGAGGGTCCAAGCAGATGAGCTGTCTCTTTTCCCCATGACACCTACAGTTCAAAGGTCAAAACACCCCATCCAGAATAACAATAATGAGCAACAAATACAAGTGATCAAGGTCGTGCCTTACAATCCCAAGTCTGCATCTGAATCTGCAGCTCGCATTTTCCAGTCCATCcaggaagaaaagaaacagcAGGAGTAG